AGAAGGTGTATTGACCATGGGCAACCTTATTAGTAAGAGAAGAAATGCTTTCGTCATAAAAAGGAGGAAACCCACAAAGGACGGTGTATAAAACACAACCTAAGGCCCACATATCAACACTTTTGGAATACCTTCCATCGCGTACGATTTCAGGAGCAGTATATCCCATTGTACCACAGGGAGTCTGAGTGTGAGAATCCCAAATAACTTTACTGAGCCCAAAATCCGCTAAACGGATTCGACCAATTGTTCCGCCGCCAACTCCGGGGCGAAACTCGCCCTCATCAGCCTTGTCCGGATCATCGCCAGCACgatattttcttatttttgatgGAATAAAATCAATCGGGTCAAAGAGCAAATTTTCTGGTTTGATATCGCGATGCACGATACCACAGTCTTCATGGAGATAACGAATAGCATGTGCAGTCTGTAAAATTACATGACGAGCTAACTCTTCTGAAAAGTACGTAAAACGTAcaatttgatgaaacaaTTCGCCGCCCTCGGCTAATTCAAggacaagaaaaaagttttcaggAGTCTGGATAAAATCCAGAAGCTGAATTATGTTTGGGTGTTGAACTCGACGCATCAATTGAAtctcttttaaaatattgTGAGACTCGCAACCTTGACGACGGCCTGGGTTAATGGGATCAACGGGTTGAGCGCGTTGAACAGCCTTAATAGCCACTTTTTCACCGGTGGTGTTATTAATTGCTTTGTACACATTACTAAACGCACCGTCTCCGGTTTTCGATAATAGGGTATAGTCTTCTAAACCTTCGTATAAGGGATATCGTTGACCAGAAGATTCTTCAGCAATAGCCTTTTCGATCATAGCTTGGATGGCACGCTCATACTCGGCACCTgtctcttccttttttcttgagcCATTTGGTTCCACTTGAAAAGAGGGAGTAAAGTTTTCGTCAAAATGAGCCCGGCGTGTTGGAAGCCTAGTCTCTGGTTTGCTGGTTTGTTTCGTGGCACTTGGGAAATTGCCGCTAGAACCCAAGGCTCTGCCTCTTTTGCCAGTGTCAGAAACAGGAGTGTTCATATTCTGGGGATTCAACTTTTCTCCCGCGTTGTTTGATTTTCGGAATGGGTTCTACACGCCAACAGTTAGTAACAAACCGATACtgaagaaaaccaaaagaactGGTCTGAacaaagaacaagaaagagAGCAACTTAATAAAGGTGGGCGAATTTAAGATCGAAACGAAACATTTCCAGAGGTATGACCAAACATCAAAGCTGATACTAATCCTGTGACAGATACAAACAACGCATCGCCGCATTGTATCATGGACTGAGTAACTAGGTAACGATGTAAATAAACTTGCGAAATGTTGTCACACTATTCTTCCAATGTTTGGAATTCCCCTagcttttgtaaaatgCCCAAGCTCAAGCAAAGACAGtaacttttgattttacCATCTACGGGTTTGAAGACATACTTTGCCGAATATCATATATATTGGTAAATAGACTCAACAGGGATATCCTCtgtttcaatttttattgaGCTCTTCGTATTAAAACTCGTTTTCTTGGCgtttttttacttttctctCAGGGAATCGTGTGTTACGCGcagatgaaaataaatatgcGGCATCCTACTTTTGACGTTGCAGTCTACGTCATGATGAATAGAGTTCTGTGCTAAGCTTCGGTAAATTATCCTTGACGTAAGGGTGAGTAAGAAATACGTATAAGAAACAACAAGTAACAAGCTCTTACAgatgtttgtttgtaaataaaccaGGAGAAACGCTagtaaaaagaagttgTACGGGCATTTCGTGTTTTTCAACAACAACAAGAGATACTTTCAGGAGTTTTTATGGAGATATATAGAACTGGTTGAGCttgaaatctttttttaacGATGGATTGGTCTATTTtgagaaaacaaacaatagCACGACAATTACGACTTCGCATGGAGGAGAAACAAGGTAGAGactgatttcttttcaatcaaTACAACGCTATATCGACATGGCTATGGACAACTTTGGACAGGCGATTCTTGTCACTTTacctttaattttttcttgaaaatggATTGATTCCATAAAAATCTCAGTAAGTGATATCGTCTCTTACTTGATGTAGGCGTCGATATACTCtaggtttctttttttatttgtttggGAATCctaaataaacaaattcataTAATACAGTATTGTGGGGCAATCTTATTTCTACTATACATTGTAATTTGTACGAACGAAATGGTTTCGTTTAACAAGTCCTATGATCATAAGAAATTCTCTTGTTAATTGACTTTCCCCATAGTGGGTCTGCATGAGTTCTATTTTAAGTAATCGATTCCATTGTATgataataat
The nucleotide sequence above comes from Schizosaccharomyces osmophilus chromosome 3, complete sequence. Encoded proteins:
- the srk1 gene encoding MAPK-activated protein kinase Srk1, with the protein product MIFGKNPFRKSNNAGEKLNPQNMNTPVSDTGKRGRALGSSGNFPSATKQTSKPETRLPTRRAHFDENFTPSFQVEPNGSRKKEETGAEYERAIQAMIEKAIAEESSGQRYPLYEGLEDYTLLSKTGDGAFSNVYKAINNTTGEKVAIKAVQRAQPVDPINPGRRQGCESHNILKEIQLMRRVQHPNIIQLLDFIQTPENFFLVLELAEGGELFHQIVRFTYFSEELARHVILQTAHAIRYLHEDCGIVHRDIKPENLLFDPIDFIPSKIRKYRAGDDPDKADEGEFRPGVGGGTIGRIRLADFGLSKVIWDSHTQTPCGTMGYTAPEIVRDGRYSKSVDMWALGCVLYTVLCGFPPFYDESISSLTNKVAHGQYTFLSPWWDDISKGAKDLVSHLLTVDPDSRYDIHQLLAHPWITQSEEPTFPASDAPPMKSESPFSYDVATFADDEIPSARTPGVNSLREIFNISYAAHRMEQERLRKRLYRGNQGMANFYGNMNDLIEEEGEYDPATSNVEHALKRINIANSPNSRSPNTASPQQKPKKQHDSGFKGFQLNLSNATLYNRRHKPGASTGDF